Proteins encoded within one genomic window of Paramisgurnus dabryanus chromosome 11, PD_genome_1.1, whole genome shotgun sequence:
- the slc52a3-1 gene encoding solute carrier family 52, riboflavin transporter, member 3-A, which translates to MNLYIHVLACAFGVGSWISINGLWVELPLIVNILPERWDLPSYLTVIIQLANLSPLLVTLAHQFCPGRLRENLVIYSVLSIGIAACILLALFWKKTTVILGQPHSTAFFILTFFLALVDCTSSVTFLPFMMQLPAKYITTYFIGEGLSGLVPGLVALAQGVGMSECVNVSYVPNNLTEPGQPTFVVETRYLPPNFSPEVFFSFLAVMTAISLGAFFMLNRVPRTFELSSENLVPDDVATVSKGLESPVELTACTNSEEKFEKKTRLLLPVTLDSSYRLAFMYLLVVWVNGVTNGLLPSVQTFSCMPYGNMAYHLSAALSSVANPMACIIAMFFPKRSLVLLGFLCLLGSVFGGYNMAMAAMSPCPLLQDTALGSALIVLSWVFFTGLMSYVKVMVGVILRDRSHSALVWCGAAAQAGSLLGSVVMFPLVNIFHFFQSGDICNNECSL; encoded by the exons ATGAATCTGTACATACATGTATTGGCATGTGCTTTTGGTGTGGGTTCCTGGATTTCCATTAATGGCTTATGGGTGGAGCTTCCTCTGATTGTCAATATTCTGCCAGAGCGATGGGACTTACCCTCTTACCTCACAGTTATCATTCAGCTCGCCAATCTCAGCCCTCTACTGGTCACCCTGGCACACCAATTCTGCCCTGGTCGACTACGGGAAAATCTGGTTATCTATTCGGTCCTTTCAATTGGTATTGCAGCTTGTATTCTGCTAGCTTTGTTTTGGAAGAAAACCACAGTAATTTTAGGGCAACCACATAGCACAGCATTTTTTATCCTTACGTTCTTTCTCGCCCTTGTCGATTGCACCTCCTCTGTTACATTCTTGCCATTTATGATGCAACTGCCTGCCAAATACATCACCACATACTTTATTGGAGAGGGTCTGAGCGGTTTGGTTCCAGGCCTGGTGGCGCTGGCGCAAGGGGTTGGGATGTCCGAATGTGTCAATGTCTCATATGTGCCGAATAACCTTACGGAGCCTGGACAACCTACCTTTGTGGTGGAGACACGATACCTCCCTCCCAACTTCTCGCCAGAGGTCTTTTTCTCATTCCTGGCAGTAATGACAGCAATAAGTCTAGGTGCTTTCTTCATGCTAAATCGTGTGCCTCGTACTTTTGAACTCTCCTCTGAAAATCTTGTTCCAGATGATGTGGCGACAGTCTCTAAGGGTTTGGAAAGCCCTGTGGAACTCACTGCATGCACAAACAGTGAAGAGAAATTTGAAAAGAAGACCAGATTGCTACTTCCCGTAACTCTGGATAGCAGCTACCGGCttgcatttatgtatttattggtAGTGTGGGTTAATGGAGTGACAAATGGGCTGTTGCCATCTGTGCAGACGTTCTCCTGTATGCCCTATGGAAATATGGCCTATCACCTCTCAGCTGCTCTGTCGTCAGTAGCCAATCCAATGGCTTGCATCATTGCAATGTTTTTCCCTAAACG atctttagtacttcttggATTCCTGTGTCTGCTGGGCTCTGTTTTTGGAGGGTACAATATGGCCATGGCTGCTATGAGTCCCTGTCCATTACTACAAGACACGGCTCTAGGGAGTGCTCTTATT GTTTTGTCGTGGGTTTTCTTTACTGGCCTGATGTCTTATGTGAAGGTGATGGTGGGTGTGATTCTCCGGGACAGGAGTCACAGCGCTCTCGTGTGGTGTGGAGCGGCAGCGCAGGCAGGATCGTTGTTGGGCTCTGTTGTTATGTTTCCTCTGGTTAACATCTTTCATTTTTTCCAGTCTGGTGATATTTGCAACAACGAATGCTCATTATAA
- the peds1 gene encoding plasmanylethanolamine desaturase 1: MASPESESGSSENFQTSKASGSDQPGARWGPQHAGARELAELYSPGKRCQEWISVVLCFTLMAFNFCYLVTYFHLGHTWYILLGIVAGILTADFASGLVHWGADTWGSVDMPIFGKAFIRPFREHHIDPTAITRHDFIETNGDNCMLTIIPLAKMAANFLMLPPAEIYRNYPWYCYVFALAIFVTLTNQIHKWSHTYYGLPRWVTFFQDCHIILPRKHHRVHHVSPHETYFCITTGWLNYPLEKLGFWRSLEDLIQSLTGEKPRSDDLRWAQKTK, translated from the exons ATGGCGAGCCCCGAGAGCGAAAGCGGTTCTTCGGAAAACTTTCAGACATCCAAAGCAAGCGGATCGGACCAGCCGGGCGCGAGATGGGGACCACAGCACGCGGGTGCTCGAGAGCTAGCGGAGTTATACTCGCCAG gaaaaagaTGTCAGGAATGGATCAGTGTGGTTCTTTGCTTTACCCTCATGGCCTTTAACTTCTGTTACCTGGTAACATACTTCCACCTGGGACACACCTGGTACATCCTCTTGGGCATAG TAGCAGGGATCCTGACAGCAGATTTTGCTTCTGGTTTGGTCCACTGGGGTGCTGACACATGGGGATCAGTAGATATGCCCATCTTCGGAAAG GCCTTTATTCGACCGTTTCGAGAGCACCACATCGATCCAACAGCTATCACACGCCATGATTTCATTGAGACGAATGGTGATAACTGTATGCTAACCATTATCCCGCTGGCTAAAATGGCTGCAAACTTCCTGATGCTGCCACCCG CGGAGATCTACCGAAACTACCCTTGGTACTGTTATGTTTTTGCTTTAGCCATTTTTGTCACGTTGACCAATCAGATCCATAAATGGTCGCACACATATTATGGGCTCCCGCGCTGGGTGACGTTTTTTCAGGACTGTCACATTATATTACCACGGAAACACCATAGAGTTCACCACGTTTCACCTCACGAAACATACTTCTGCATTACCACAG GCTGGTTGAACTATCCACTGGAGAAACTGGGATTCTGGAGAAGCTTGGAAGATCTCATCCAAAGTCTGACCGGAGAGAAGCCCAGATCTGATGACCTCAGATGGGCCCAGAAAACCAAGTAA